In Arthrobacter sp. B3I4, the following proteins share a genomic window:
- the selA gene encoding L-seryl-tRNA(Sec) selenium transferase, which yields MDQTDPRRLIPRTDDLLALPGVRAARKRLSDRVIRDLIRHTQEQARRSELAPAQVEPALLAAVAARSATTLRPVLNATGVVVHTNLGRAPLSAAAVDALVAASGYVDVELDLATGSRSRRGAGARAALLAACPAAEDALVVNNGAAALVLATTALAAGREVVVSRGELVEIGAGFRLPDLIESTGARLHEVGTTNRTHLSDYADALSPATGCVLKVHPSNFRVEGFTSEVPLGELSPLAAAHGVALVADLGSGLLAPDPHLPGEPDVATALASGADVVIASGDKLLGGPQAGLLLGRAEVISRLARHPLARAVRADKLALAALEATVAGEAPPVVQALHADPDRLRSRTERLAAALQVPVTAHDGRVGGGGAPGVPLPGWALRLPQAAAAPLRTGDPAVLPRVHDGFCLLDLRCVPEADDDRILDAVRRALATLEAAAEVGAG from the coding sequence GCGCCGCCTGATCCCGCGCACCGATGACCTGCTGGCCCTTCCCGGCGTCCGGGCCGCCCGGAAGCGCCTCAGTGATCGTGTCATCCGCGACCTCATCCGGCACACCCAGGAGCAGGCGCGGCGCAGCGAACTCGCCCCCGCGCAGGTGGAACCCGCCCTGCTCGCCGCCGTCGCTGCCCGTTCGGCGACGACCCTGCGCCCGGTGCTCAACGCGACCGGCGTCGTCGTCCATACCAACCTCGGCCGTGCCCCGCTTTCTGCCGCTGCCGTTGACGCCCTGGTCGCAGCCAGCGGCTACGTCGACGTGGAGCTGGACCTGGCGACCGGCAGCCGGTCCCGCCGCGGCGCCGGGGCCCGGGCCGCACTGCTCGCCGCCTGTCCCGCTGCCGAGGACGCGCTGGTGGTCAACAACGGTGCTGCCGCGCTGGTCCTGGCGACCACAGCGCTGGCCGCCGGCCGTGAAGTGGTGGTGAGCCGCGGGGAACTGGTTGAAATCGGTGCCGGCTTCCGGCTGCCGGACCTGATCGAATCGACGGGCGCGAGGCTGCACGAGGTGGGAACGACGAACCGGACGCACCTCTCGGACTACGCCGATGCCCTCAGCCCCGCCACCGGCTGCGTGCTCAAGGTCCACCCGAGCAACTTCCGGGTGGAGGGATTCACCTCCGAAGTTCCGCTCGGCGAGTTGAGCCCGCTCGCCGCGGCGCACGGCGTCGCCCTCGTGGCGGACCTCGGCAGCGGACTGCTGGCGCCCGATCCGCACCTGCCCGGGGAACCCGATGTCGCCACCGCGCTGGCCAGCGGGGCCGACGTCGTCATCGCCAGCGGCGACAAACTGCTCGGCGGGCCCCAGGCCGGTTTGCTGCTCGGCCGCGCGGAGGTCATCTCCCGGTTGGCGCGCCACCCGCTGGCCCGCGCCGTCCGGGCCGACAAACTCGCCCTCGCAGCACTGGAGGCAACGGTCGCCGGAGAAGCACCGCCCGTGGTCCAGGCGCTGCACGCCGACCCTGACCGGCTGCGGAGCCGCACCGAGCGGCTCGCAGCGGCCCTCCAGGTACCGGTCACCGCACACGATGGCCGGGTCGGCGGCGGCGGAGCGCCCGGCGTCCCTCTGCCGGGGTGGGCGCTCCGGCTCCCCCAGGCCGCCGCCGCTCCCCTGCGCACCGGTGACCCCGCCGTGCTCCCGCGCGTCCATGACGGCTTCTGCCTCCTCGACCTGCGCTGCGTGCCCGAAGCCGACGATGACCGGATCCTCGACGCGGTACGCCGGGCGCTGGCGACCCTCGAGGCTGCAGCTGAAGTCGGGGCGGGCTAA
- the selB gene encoding selenocysteine-specific translation elongation factor — protein sequence MHVIATAGHVDSGKSTLVRALTGMEPDRWEEERRRGLTIDLGYAWTTLPSGRDVAFVDVPGHERFLGNMLAGIGPAPVVCFVVAADEGWQAQSGDHRDAVAALGIEYGVVVLSRADRALGQVAEVLARTRRELAGTGLANAPAVAVSAIEGTGLAELRTTLDDVLAAVPSPATTGRVRLWVDRSFTIKGSGTVVTGTLAAGTLSQGDRLELFGHDGSRSVVVRGLQSRDTSYSSLGPVNRVALNLRDVSAADVRRGDALLTADAWPVTAVLGIQRTSGVAYTDVPEQLMVHAGTAAVPARLRPFGPDHARLVLDRRLPLVLGDRLVLRDPGSRSVLGGAQVLDADPPALRRRGDGAHWAERLAGMDSGGDVLGEVARRGAVQEEHLRRLGLLPAQDGNAQDADAPAGVRVLGDWWVHAPAFEAWQRRLRTAVQALHERDPLAPGLSGGAARDLLELPHEGLLAPVVEGAGLEQEGGHIRLPGSAGDLGAVGLAVTELERRLTAGAFQAPEAGELAALGLGARELAAAERTGRLLRLRDGVVLLPTAPALAMRALAGLEQPFTTSQARQALGTTRRVAVPLLEYLDSRGWTRRLDAGHRTVVR from the coding sequence ATGCATGTCATTGCCACCGCCGGACACGTCGATTCCGGAAAGAGCACGCTGGTGCGCGCGCTGACCGGCATGGAGCCCGACCGCTGGGAAGAAGAGCGGCGCCGCGGGCTGACCATCGACCTGGGCTACGCGTGGACCACGTTGCCGTCCGGCCGGGATGTGGCGTTCGTGGACGTCCCGGGCCACGAACGCTTCCTCGGCAACATGCTCGCCGGAATCGGGCCGGCACCGGTCGTGTGCTTCGTCGTCGCTGCCGACGAGGGCTGGCAGGCCCAGTCTGGTGACCACCGGGATGCCGTTGCGGCGCTGGGCATTGAGTACGGCGTCGTGGTCCTCAGCCGCGCCGACCGGGCGTTGGGGCAGGTTGCTGAGGTCCTCGCCCGGACCCGAAGGGAGCTGGCCGGGACGGGTCTGGCGAACGCGCCGGCAGTAGCTGTCTCGGCGATCGAAGGCACCGGCCTGGCCGAATTGCGCACAACGCTCGACGACGTGCTGGCCGCGGTACCCTCCCCCGCCACCACGGGCCGGGTCCGGTTGTGGGTGGACCGCTCCTTCACCATCAAGGGTTCCGGCACGGTGGTGACCGGAACACTGGCCGCGGGTACGCTCAGCCAGGGCGACCGGCTGGAGCTGTTCGGCCACGATGGCTCGCGATCCGTGGTGGTCCGCGGCCTGCAAAGCCGCGACACGTCCTACTCCTCGCTGGGTCCGGTGAACCGGGTGGCGCTGAACCTGCGGGATGTTTCTGCCGCCGACGTCCGCCGCGGCGACGCGTTGCTGACCGCCGACGCCTGGCCCGTCACGGCGGTCCTGGGGATCCAGCGCACGTCCGGGGTGGCCTACACGGATGTCCCGGAGCAGCTCATGGTGCATGCCGGAACAGCTGCCGTACCGGCCCGGTTACGTCCGTTTGGTCCTGACCATGCCCGGCTCGTCCTGGACCGGCGCCTGCCGCTCGTACTCGGGGACCGTCTGGTGCTGCGGGACCCCGGGAGCCGCTCGGTGCTGGGCGGCGCACAAGTCCTCGACGCCGACCCGCCGGCCTTGCGGCGCCGCGGGGACGGCGCCCACTGGGCGGAACGGCTCGCTGGCATGGACTCCGGCGGGGACGTGCTGGGTGAAGTGGCACGCCGCGGGGCGGTGCAGGAAGAACACCTGCGCCGGCTCGGGCTCCTCCCTGCGCAGGACGGAAATGCGCAGGACGCGGACGCCCCGGCCGGCGTCCGGGTGCTCGGCGACTGGTGGGTGCACGCCCCCGCCTTTGAGGCATGGCAGCGCCGGCTGCGAACGGCAGTACAGGCGCTGCACGAGCGCGATCCGTTGGCGCCGGGCCTGTCCGGCGGCGCGGCGCGGGACCTGCTCGAACTTCCCCATGAGGGGCTCCTCGCGCCGGTTGTCGAGGGCGCGGGTCTGGAACAGGAGGGCGGCCACATCCGGCTGCCCGGCAGCGCTGGCGACCTCGGCGCCGTCGGACTGGCGGTCACCGAGCTGGAGCGCCGGCTTACCGCGGGCGCGTTCCAGGCCCCGGAAGCCGGCGAGTTGGCCGCCCTGGGCCTGGGGGCGCGCGAACTGGCCGCCGCCGAACGCACCGGGCGTCTGCTCAGGCTGCGCGACGGTGTGGTGCTCCTGCCCACCGCGCCGGCGCTTGCGATGCGCGCGTTGGCTGGCCTGGAACAGCCCTTCACCACCAGCCAGGCACGCCAGGCACTCGGGACGACACGACGGGTCGCCGTTCCGTTGCTTGAATATCTCGACTCACGCGGCTGGACCCGGCGCCTGGACGCAGGCCACCGCACTGTGGTGCGCTGA
- a CDS encoding glycoside hydrolase family 16 protein: MRKSSIWGGLAAAFRSVVLSGSVAFGATGTPAPPGVPGTWALVFEDNFDSLNRSVWTPYWFKDCSAGSVMNLVQTCSSNVSVAGGALRLQMSAADKGALVSTSPKDGVAGHSGAEFGFGYFEARILFPGRCGSGIHNWPAWWTTGQSWPATGENDIAEPLGGVMHSNYHSSAGNANKTIAGCWAGEYHVYGVNRMTGRNDVYYDGRLVHSYPTRDGGAPHHLIVNVGYAAGSPVFGAAGAVLVDYIRVWK; this comes from the coding sequence GTGAGGAAGTCCAGCATCTGGGGCGGCCTTGCGGCGGCTTTCAGGTCCGTTGTCCTGTCCGGGAGCGTAGCTTTCGGCGCCACCGGGACGCCTGCGCCTCCCGGCGTGCCCGGTACGTGGGCTCTGGTTTTCGAGGACAATTTCGACTCGTTGAACCGCTCCGTGTGGACGCCATACTGGTTCAAGGACTGCAGCGCCGGCTCCGTGATGAACCTGGTCCAGACGTGCTCGAGCAACGTCAGCGTGGCTGGCGGCGCCCTGCGCCTGCAGATGTCAGCAGCCGACAAGGGCGCGCTCGTTTCGACCAGTCCGAAGGACGGAGTTGCGGGCCACTCCGGCGCCGAATTCGGTTTCGGGTACTTCGAGGCCAGGATTCTCTTTCCGGGCCGCTGCGGCTCCGGGATCCACAACTGGCCGGCATGGTGGACCACCGGCCAGTCGTGGCCGGCCACCGGCGAGAACGACATCGCCGAACCCCTGGGCGGCGTCATGCACTCCAATTACCATTCGTCTGCGGGCAACGCCAACAAGACTATCGCCGGCTGCTGGGCGGGGGAGTACCACGTCTACGGCGTGAACCGCATGACCGGAAGGAACGACGTTTACTACGACGGCCGGCTGGTGCACTCCTATCCGACCCGGGATGGCGGAGCCCCGCACCACCTCATCGTCAACGTCGGCTATGCGGCGGGGTCTCCGGTGTTTGGTGCGGCGGGGGCCGTGTTAGTGGACTACATCAGGGTGTGGAAGTAG